The Cervus elaphus chromosome 9, mCerEla1.1, whole genome shotgun sequence genomic interval TTCTAGGTCTGCTTTTCTGTCCTTTTCCTAGAGTCCAGGTGAATGGGATGGGTACACTGCCTCAGCATTTCCTCTGCCACATGTTCAGACTCATTATTTTGAGTTGGTATAGATGTGGGTGTGCTGGGAAGTGTTTGTGGCATCAGGGAGTAGTGAGGGATGGGCTGGATGTGCTGAGGGTGGAGGGTCCCAGTGACCCTCATTTTCTGTCACTGTGTCTATCAGCAAAACTagaaaagcaagttgcagaatGAACTGCTCCACCTAGGAGGCTTAGGTAAAGAAAAGTCCCTGTCAGTAATTGCTCAACTCTTTTCTAACGCCGTGCAGATTGGCTGGCAGAAGCGAAGGTGGCTGAGGGCCTGGAAGTCAGAGTTCTCCAAAGTGCACTTTTGGGGTTAAGCCAAAGGTCAGACTGCTGGCGTGCAGAATCATACTACTTCagatttaaaaagtacaaaatagCACCCAGGCAACTTTTGGCTCCCTTAGTTGAGAGGGTCATACATAATGTGTTAATAGTGTGGCAGAATAAAGTCACTGCTAATAGTCATAAATACATCCAAGTTGGCTCAGGCATTTCTAATAGGCCGTTTATTTTTGCCTTCCCAGACAAGGGAGTGACTAGTCATCTCAGAGGTCTAATTTCGTGAAGACCCAAGCCCAACAGGAGCGGTCTCAGGGAAAATGGACTGTCATTGGATGGAGGGTCATCAGACTGCACTGATGTTCTAGGAAAGCTGCTACAGCTGTCCCTGGATGAGTGGCAGCAGGAACCTTAGCCCAGTGGCAAGCACACACCAAGGGGTAACAgctcttattaaaaacaaaaggaacaacTCAGCTGAGAAATGTGTTTCTTGTGAGGGATTCAAGGGAAGGAGGTAACAGGACCAGTGGGACACAGGGATAATACTGAAAGCAGATCTCTGCAGCAGTGAGCAGTTTTCCAAGTTTATTGTTGGATCTGGGGTTGCCAGCCATGAGAAGCTACAGATGAACATGTTTGGGCCCAGGGCATGGTGGGTTCCAAGCAACCTCTTGAAATGCTGCTTCACCTGCAGCTCCTCTGGGGAGAAAGGATGAGCTGTTGATCACCTAACAGGAGATACCAACCCAAGTAGGCGGCCTTTATTAGGTGGTAGCTGAATTTAGAGAACTTGGGGCTTTAAAGCTACTGGAAGCTTCCAAGTCTATGTTCAACCTGAAGTCCTGATTCCATCATCACAAAGAATATCCTCTCCTGTAACTTGGCGCTGAGGTACAGCTTTCATGGGGGCTGGCAGGTGACCCAACTTGATGGAGAGCATTTTCACAGACCAGGAACCTGCCACACTGCTTCCCAGACGACAGCTGACTTGCTCTTCCACCTTCACGCCTTAGCATGCTCCAGCCTGCAGTAGTGTGGGCTCCCCATTCTTTGTGATGGGGAAGGGAAGGTGCCATGAGGGGCTGTGTTTGAAGGCACATGGATATTATTTTATCTGTGATTTCTACTGACAGCACTAAAGAATTAAAGATAGTGAGGGAACTGTACCTGCAGGACTAGAGTATCACTTCGACTCCTGGGAGCGGCCCCTGCCAGAGAATGTCACAGTGCTGCTGACCACTCCATGAATTACTCAACACGCTGCTCAGTACTGTCAGAATGGGGTAATCTTTAAATGGTAGAATACCCAGGTggtggagaggaaatggcaacttttaAATGCAAAATCAGAAATTCAAAGCTCTCTCCATCTTCTGTGAACACAGAGTTGATACCTTCAGAAAAGTGGACCACAGGAAGGCAAGGACCAGTATCCAGCAGTTCAATATTCTGTGAGCAACAAATATACTTTAATGCAGTGGATACAGAGGACTGCCCAGCTAAGGGAAAGAGTGGTTAAGAGCATTCTGACAACTTGCCTGAGGCTCTAACCTCATCAGTTGCACATCATGAAATGGCAAGTCACAGGAGCAGAGGTGGCCCAGAACATCTCTAGGTTTTGGGATCATCACACCCAAAGTGGAGCATGCCCCTGACTGCCACGTGTAGAGTACTACAATGCAGAACAATTGGAAGGAAATGTCTGCACAGACTATGTCCCTAATTTAGGGATTATCCAAGGGTCAGAGTCAAGCTGAAGCCTAGAGGAACTGGGTAACTCAGGAATTTAGATCAACCTCTGCCTTCCAGACAGGTGTCCCGTGTTCTGAAAGCTGGGTTTAGTGCAATATCCAGAATCATGGACTGTGTATGAGGTCAAGTCACCAGTCTTCAAGGGAAAATTATGTGGTAGTAATTGACGTGATGCTACCAATTAGGAGTTGCTAAATCAAAAAGGGGCACACTGTTCAAATGAATTATCCCAGGAGGAGAATAGAAGTAAGAAGCCAGTGGACATACaaaccagggaagtctgacaaaAGGTGATCTGAAGCAGAGGGCAGGAAGCATAATTTAACTCCTGGGCCAATGCATAGATAACTGTACTTTCTTTACACTGTCAGCAGTAGGGGGTGATGAAAACAAAGTGTTCCATTAAAGCGAGAAAGCCTCCTACAAGTAGAGTAAAATGCTTATagaccattttcttttttgttcctttgcTTCTCAACCttaatttttacaattttataatttctcttaatGGTGGGCTAATTTCCTATGTTGTTAATGAAGGTCCATTCTGGTTCTGGCACTTGGTAATTCAGACTAATTAAATATCACTGCTATTCAACCAAGATAGTTTCTGAAGTATGAAGAATGTTTGCCAttctttttttagtatatgtgctgccgaagtgagcacaaGTGTTTGCcatttttaaggtctcaaaaccCATACTAGTGTAAACCTTGACTCTCAGTAATAAAATGACTATCTTCAAGTAAGCTTTCATGGTTATTCTGCAGAACAGATTCTCCTGCATTCAATAATTAATACACTCAGTTGCAAGGCTCTTCCATGTCACTTTTCTCCTATATGATGTCTCTGATGCTGAATGAGGTTTGCAGTCTGGTTAAACGCTTTCCcacatttattacatttatagggtttctctcctgtgtgaatcCTCTGATGTTGAGTCAGGTGTGTACTTCGGATAAAGGCTTTCCCACAGAttttacatttgtaaggtttttCTCTAGTATGAATTCTCTTATGCTGAGTGAGGGCTGAATGGTCACTGAAGGCTTTCTCACATATATTACATGTATAAGgcttctccccagtatgaattctctgatgttggGCTAGGGCTGATTGGTCCCTGAAGGCTTTCTCACACAAACCACATCTGTaaggtttctccccagtatgaatttTCCGATGTCGAGCAAAGGATGAATTATCCCTGAAtgctttcccacattcattacatttataaggtttctctccggTATGAATCCTTTGATGTTCAGTAAGGGAAGAGTTCACCCTGAAGGCCtttccacattcattacattcaaaaggcttctctccagtgtgaattctctgatgctgAAGAAAACTTGTACTctgattgaaggctttcccacattcattacatttatagggtttctctccacTATGAATATTCTGGTGTTTGGTAAGATGTGCCCTGCACACAAAGGCTTTGTCacatatattacatttaaaaggtttctctccagtatgtatTCTGTGATGGTGGGCAAGGTGTATGTTTCGGATAAAAGCTTTTCCACATAAGTTGCATTcaaaaggtttctctccagtatgaattttctgatgATAAGTAAGTGAGGAGCTCACTGAGAAGGCCttgccacattccttacattcatatGGCTTCTCACCAGTGTGAATTCTTTGGTGATGGATGAGGTGTGTGCTCTGGTgaaaggccttcccacattctCTACATTCATATCGCTTCTCTTTAATAACAATTTTCTGATTTGTGTTAAGTTTTTCACTATGAATCTTCTGATGTTTACTGAGGGTTGAACTCTTAGTGAAGACTTTTCCACACTCACTACACTCAAAGGCTTTTTTGCTAGATTGAAATCCCTGACTTTGAACAAAAGATGAGTTCATGATGCTGTCTTTCCCAGATTCACCACATTTCTGGTTACCAACCACAGACGAAGTTTTCTCATGAGCAAGCACCACTTGCTGCAAGTTTATCTCCTGGCCTCCATGCTGCCATTCCAACAGGCTATCATATTTCCAGCAACTATCTCTAGTGAATCTTTCCTTTATCATCCACTGACCCAATTCTCCTTCAGGAATATCTGCCTGGAGAATAGATTTCTTATTCATAGGTGTAATCACCCAGTCTGAAAGACATCAAAAATAAACATGACCTTGTTTATAATGCTAACAAAGAAGTTGCAATTTTGAAGACTTCTTGAAGTGAATatagaaaaaggggagaagaggtAGATAGAAGACATGGCAGGACTGGGTTATCAAATATACTATGTATGAAGCAGGAAAATTTGGAGATGGCATTCAGAAATCACAGGCCtgagtaaaatatttattttctttgtgattaCAGAGAAGTTACCTGAATTTTAAAGTCTCAAAAAACCTATACAGACTGCAATATgctaacaaataattaaaaaaagcatGCATCTTATCTATTTTAGTGATATGGTCATATTTAAAATAACCGAGATGTGGCCTTAAGAAACCATTGCAACTAGAGGTCAATACCTGGTAGGAAAAAAGTTCAGCTTTCAGAGTAACTACTAAAACCAGCATTTATGTTTTGTAAACTCATTTCAGCATTCAGATGGAAAACAAAAAGTTAGGCTGTGAAACACTGATATCTACTAATAAAGTTAGGACTTTCTGCTGctggtaagggcttcccaggtggcactagtggtaaagaacctgcctgccaatgcaagagataaaagagacaccagttcgacccctgggtcaggaagactccctggaggaggaaatggcaacccactccagtattcttgcctggggaatcccatggacagaggagcctggtgggctgcagtccattgggttgcaaagagtcggatacgaattgaagtgacttcacacacatgcatgctacTGGTAAGGAAGGAATGTCTTCAAATCTGTATGAATGTGACATTGACATGAGGAAAATGTACCATGATGATACATATGTGAGCACAGAAAATTAGGAACAAAGCAGAAAATCTGCCAGGATACACCCAGTATGTCTTGGAGGCAAGGCCCTGAATTTGGGGAAACGACTATACTAGTCATTAGAAATGGGACTCTGCTACTGGGATATGGGCCCTGGTCTCATGAGTTGTCTGATAAGATGATTCCTCTCCCCACAAACAAACTCCACACTTACTCAACAACATTCTCACTTGGTCTCATGGTAGCCTGATATTAACAAGCAGAATTCTGAATGCACATTAGTTTTTGGTACATATTTATGAAcgtctgtcttttcatttgtctATTTAAGACTTTGTACCAAGAAATGCAATGAGAAGCACTTATTATTAGCATAGATGATACAAAGATTCCTGGGAAAGTCTGTCAAGAACAAGCCTCCCTCAACACTTTTTTCTCCTATTCCCTCCAGAAAATCTATAAAGAGCTataatcattatcatcatcatcatctccttGTACTCATCTGGAAAAGAAAGTTAAACAGGTGCACTTTAAGGCTAAAATCCTTGTGAGCTTAGAATAACATATCCTCActcaaaagaatgtttaaacaCCTGTTTTGCCAAATCTCACAATCTTAAGAACTGACTTTTGCTTCTGGACATGCTAGAGTGGCCTTGTGGCAGACCAACATTATTGCAAAAAGTAACTGAAAAAATCTGCATCGAAAAAAGAAACTGTCTAAAGTCATCAGATATCACTTGAGGCCAACTTGATAGTCTAACATTtgagagagaagggaaatgcaGAGAGGTGATCCAGTTTTTTCCTCACAGAATTTGATGCACTCttgtttctcaaggcaagaaacgAAGCTAAGTAGAAATTTAGAATTCTCTATAGTCTTATAGTACTATTGAGCCAAAAATGAGTTCAGGACCTTCTCGGGGTGGGGTGAGTGGTAGTCATAGTAAACATATAAAGCTCTCAGTTGGGACTCCAGGAGGGCTTCAGTTCAAGGGCTTCAGTTCAACAGCTCAGTAGCAAGGGCTTCATGAACATTCAACCCAGTCTCCAGCTAAAGAATCCCTGGGTGGGTCAGGAAGGTTTGCTTTCACTCCAGCTGTCTACCAGAGGGAAGGCAAACTTTCTCAGGAAGGAAAATAACATTATCCAGAGCCTATTCACCCCTTCATACATAATTTCTAGGATTCAATCTTAAACTACCAGGAGTACTAAGAAATTACTGAATcaagataaaaagcaaataataGACAAAGATCCTCAGAACTCAGATATCAAAGTTATCAGACATGGGGTTTAAAAATAAGTGTGAATACTATGTTCAATAAAACAGATAAGAACGAGAATTTTAACAGAGAACTGGAACCAAAGAATCAAGTGAAAATTCTATAactgaagaatataataaatgaaattaagaacTCAATAGACAGATTTAACAGCATATTATCAGACATAGCAGAAGAGAGGAATGTGTGctgtggtcagtcgtgtccgactctgtgaccccatggactgcagcccgccaagctcctccgtccatggggattctccaggcaagaatactggagtgagttgccatgccctcctccaggggatcttcccaacccagggatcgaacccaggtctcccttattgcaggtggattctctactgtctgagccaccagggaagcccagaagagcctctgcaccacaactaaagaatagCCCCCattccctgcaactagagaaaagcctacacaacaaggaagacccagcacagtcaaactaaagataaataaacaaaatcattttaaaatattattgcaCAAAATAATACTAGTAATGTCTTGAGAGGTTGAACATATGTACATAATTAAAACACGTAAGAAAAGTTAAtacaaaagatgaaagaaaatagaattgtTTCAAGTTATTAGCATTGCCTGGGAATTACTTATTTTGGATAGTAATAAGCTGGTTTTATTTACTAGACTTAGCAATAAAAGACAGTTAAAGAAGATACAAGCTCTTATGGGGGAATATAGAACAATAAAAATAGTTGATTCAAGAGAAGGCAAGCTAGAAGACAAAAAAGAGATTTAAAGCAAGTGagtaaagttgaaaataaataataaaatagcagaCAACCAATACTATATATATTAGTAACTGGTCTAAATTATCCTATTAAAAACTAAGGTTGTgagactatatttaaaaaaataaaatccaactaTATGCCACTCATGAGAGAAGTGCCAGAAATATAGatccagaaataaaaagaaagaatagaaaaggaTGTATCAAGCAAGCACTAACCACAAGAAAGCTGGTGTACCTATACTACTATCAGACAAATCTCATTTAATTAgagaaaacagacttttaaactGTTCATATTGACTAAAGGTTTGTTCAATTATCTAGGAATATATAACAAACCTACATTTACATGTAACATAACTTCAAaatgtataaagtaaaaattgggactataaaaggaaaaaataaatcttaacaaTGATAGATATGTTTGCACACCATTCTCAATAACTCAGAAATCAAACCATTAAGAATAGGGTGATATGAGCTATAAGATAAACTTGACCTAAATGATATACTGAATATTTGGAACACTATACCCAACAAtgacagaatatatatatttaagtccATACATAACATTAaccaaaatggagaaggaaatggcaacccactcgagtattcttgcctgggaaatcccatggacagaggagcctagtgggctacatacagtccatgggctcgcaggagtcagacatgatttaagtgattaaaccaccaccactaaagTAGAAAAAACACATTTCACAGGACACAGATCATTCAGAATGTGTACTCTGAACTCAGTGGAATTACACcagaaataaatatcaaagtaTCAAAAAGATAGTTAGGAAATccacagatattttaaaactagcccatacattttaaaataactgacaaaacaaagaagaaatcacaacacaaattgaaaatattttaaactaaatgatAATAGAAACATGAAACATAAAATGCAGCTACAGCATAGTTAGAAGGAaatgtctatctatctatatcaatTACCAATctcaagaaatcagaaaaatagaatattaaatacaaaggagaaaggaataacaaaaataacagaaatcagTAACTTAATTAAAAATCGACAGGCCTCTACCAAGActaacagagaaagaaagaaggcacaTACTACCACTACCAAGAATGATACAGCAATAGAGACAGACATGGAGAACCGACTTGTGGACAcggtgtgggaaggagagggtgggacaaactgagagagcagcatggaaacacAAACATTACCACAcgtaaaacagacagctggtgGGGACTTGCCGTGTGACGAAGGGGGCTCAACCAGGTATTCTGTGACAacctggggggggggtgggatggggtgggaggcgggagggaagctcaagagggaggggacatatgtatacctatggctgatccatgttgatgtatggcagaaaccaacacatcaaTGTAaagctccaattaaaataaataaattcatctattatcctccaattaaaaataaataaatttaacaaaataatgaTAAAGGTGACATCAAAACAGGTTCTACTGAGAGTTATAAGATAATAACACAATGAGGAATTTAtgccaataaattaaaaaactaagTCCTAGGAAGGTACAGTATaccaaaacagacacacacacacacacaaaacagaaaatctgattGGTCCTATGTCTAATAAATACATTGAATCTTCAATTTAAAACCTTCTCACAGgggctctcctggtggtccagtggttaacaatccttctgccaatgcagggtacacaggtttgATCTTGGTCCCAGAAAATCCCATATGCCTTCAaggaactaagcccatgtaccacaactgctgagcctgtgttctagagcctaaGGGCCACAAGAGAGGCCgctgcaatgagaggcccatgcaccacaatgaagaatagcccccctggccacaactagagaaagcccacgttcagcagtgaaaacccagcacagccaaaaataaaacaaataaaaattaaaagaaaaaattctcatACAGAAATGTCCAAGCAGATGGCTTACTAGTGAATTCTTCTAATCGTTTAAGGAAGTCCAATCTGTATACAAATCGGCCAATGGGACAGATTATACATACAGAATCAGACCTATGCACATGTAGTCCCCATATGTATGACAAAGGTAGGTACATTGCATACAATGAGGAAAAATATAGTCTTTTCAGTAAATGATCTTGGGTCAACTGAGTATCTTatgtaaaatatggaaaataaatcttccatagaggaaaacacagaagatCTCCATGACTTTACATGTCTTAAGTAGAACACAAAAGACATTAACTATAAGCAGGGAATACCCTGATTAATTGGACTATCCTAAAAAATTAGTACTTCGGTTTATCAAGTAACACCATTATTTCAgatgtgaaataatatttataatacagcTATATGACAAAGGAACAAACCCAAATATGCAACCCTACAATATATCAATGAGGAAAGATCAGCCAACTAAATAGAAAATAGGGGAAAGACTTATAgaaattttacagaagagaatattaaatgattaataaaaaagttaaaagatgaTCAACTTCAGTCATAAGTTGAGATATAATGAGATACTCCATGTATCTTCTAGAAGGgtgaaaatatttaatgacaaTACTAAGTATATAAGAGGATATGGAACCCTCATATCTTGCTGGCTAGAGTATAAACTGGTATAACCACTTAAACTATTTGGTTTAAGCCTATTAAACTTGCATACTCATGAACTTAGTACCCCTAGCTATATGCTCAAGAGAAATGTATAATGTACATTCTCTAAAACATGTATAAGAAAGTTCGTAATAGTTTCAGTACTACTGATAGCTCCAAgctagaaataaaacaaaggtCTAGCAATAGTAGAATGTACAAATGGTGGTAGGTTAATGCAGTGAAATATCATACTTCAATGAGAATGAACTAACTACTGCTACatatgacaacatggatgaatctcaaacatAACACCATGGAAGgtaagaagccagacacaaaagagtagacaagtatgattccatttattaaaCGGTTTAAAACAGGCAAAGCAAAGCTATGGTCAAGGCAGTAATGATCTGTAGGACAAAAGAAATAGagaggatgggagggggtttcCGGTATTTGAGTAACATTCTATTTCTTGATATAGGTGCTGGTTATACTTATACTTTTTATAGTATTTATATTGTAAAAATTACACTTGTAATTTATGTATTTTCCTGTGTCAGAACTACTTCAATAAAAGTCTACCTTAAAAAATCTGGGAGCagctttcaaaaataataataattataaacataattataaatataattataataattataaataataataatattctggTTCAATAAAAACAATTGTCAACTTTCCTTTGTAGCAGCTATTAGACAGCTATGTCTATTTAAAGCCTTTTCTTGATTGTGATCATTAAAACTTACCACCTAATATAAGAGAAAATTggctttttaatgttttgagttACAGGAAAACACTCATCTAATTGTGTATCAACAGGGGGTCAAACACACTTTGGTTCTACCACACTAAAGATGAACTGAGATGGGGAAAGACTGGATCCTCAAGTCAGTTCTCACTGGGGCCCAGGTCACTTCATGGAGGCTGAATTAGGAGCAATACCCAAAGCTGCGTTggcccaaattaaaaaaacaaagtatggTTTTAAACAATTAATATAGAACTCGAGAGTATCAAGCAAGGCATGCAAGTAGTATGATCCAAACCCTATGCAACATAGTCAAGAGGTCACACCCAGAGAGGGACCAGAAACTGACCCAGTTTCCTCCAAATCATCAAAAGTTTCAAGACCTGGCACCATCAGGTACATCTGGCAATGGCAGTGGGTAAAATAAGGAGTATTGgtcagtttgtgtgtgtgagtcgcttcagtcacgtccaactatttgcgaccctgcggactgtagcccaccaggcttctccgtccatggaattctccaggcaagaacactggagtaggttgccattcccttctccaggagatcttcccggcctggggatcgaacccaggtctcctgcattggaggcagattctttactgtctgagccatgaggaagCCCAAGGTCAGTTTAGGAAGACTTTATTGCCCCCAGGTCTTCCCCAACTCAGAGACGCGAGAGAGCTTCTCTCTCCCAACTGAGGAAAACCTCTTTAAAAGAGGTTTGTAAGCaatcaaagagaaaatctgaGAACACAGTGCCTATAAAGGGAGATGAAAGTGTTTTTGAAAATCATTGTATTTagaggtaaaatattttaattgtaaaatgtgaataagaGCTTACAAATAACACATGAGTTCTTAAAAAAGATGGCAGAATTTGAAACCTCAATAGAGAATTCCCACCATAAACAATTGGAAAAccagggaaaaaagtgaaaaaaaaactatttttaggCAATGGACAAATGACAGGGAAAGATtgattaagatatttttaaactctCAATAGATGAAATGGAAGACACCTGTCAAAAAGACACCTGTGAAAACTGAAGAAACCAGTAGtacaaaaaaaatccataaagatggaaattttaataaaaagttaaaattacaaGACCAGTCCAGGAAGAATCAGGCATACCATCAAGAGAAAATAGATAAAGCTAAAGATGGAAATTAAAAAGTACTAGAAGAAAATGTCCTAGATCCACAGGGCAGAAATTCAGATGGAAGGCTTGCCAGTGCTTAATGGATCCAAGTATAGGACCATAACAGGGTCCATCACTGAGAAACACTGGAGTAAATGCGGGGATCCTGCAAGCTTTCAGAGAGGAAAAATGGATCACACACGATGAAGAACCTGAATGATTTTGGATTTCTCAATACCAGACTGAAGACTAGAAAATACTAGAGCAATGTCTTCagaattctgaagaaaaaaagacGTCCAGTGCTGAATTTTACCAGTgttatgggagaaaaaaagacattgaCAGAGGCTAGGTTACCAAAAGCTTATTCCCGTGCATCCTTTCTTTGGAAGCTACTGGAAGACATGTGCcacaaaagga includes:
- the ZNF454 gene encoding zinc finger protein 454, which produces MAVRGLPTMVQESVTFKDVAVLFTRDEWAQLSPAQRALYRDVMLENYSNLVSLGLLGPKPDMFSQLGKGEAWMPEDSLGGFCLDWVITPMNKKSILQADIPEGELGQWMIKERFTRDSCWKYDSLLEWQHGGQEINLQQVVLAHEKTSSVVGNQKCGESGKDSIMNSSFVQSQGFQSSKKAFECSECGKVFTKSSTLSKHQKIHSEKLNTNQKIVIKEKRYECRECGKAFHQSTHLIHHQRIHTGEKPYECKECGKAFSVSSSLTYHQKIHTGEKPFECNLCGKAFIRNIHLAHHHRIHTGEKPFKCNICDKAFVCRAHLTKHQNIHSGEKPYKCNECGKAFNQSTSFLQHQRIHTGEKPFECNECGKAFRVNSSLTEHQRIHTGEKPYKCNECGKAFRDNSSFARHRKIHTGEKPYRCGLCEKAFRDQSALAQHQRIHTGEKPYTCNICEKAFSDHSALTQHKRIHTREKPYKCKICGKAFIRSTHLTQHQRIHTGEKPYKCNKCGKAFNQTANLIQHQRHHIGEK